Within the Oncorhynchus kisutch isolate 150728-3 linkage group LG13, Okis_V2, whole genome shotgun sequence genome, the region ATGTTTGCTGAAAGCCACCCTCAACCCCATAATATGCAGTGGGCCTGGCCTGTGTTGTAGACAGATGGGAGAGCTGATGTGCGTAACTATGCATTTTACAGCAAACTATTACAGAGTCGTGCTGTTTACACACAAACATTTGAATACCTGTCTGCAGGCCAGTTTAATTATGCAAACCCTTCTGTTATGTGTGTTGCTTTGTCGTCTCCTCCCAGCTCTCTCACTGCAACAAGGCTGGAGAGATGTGTTTGTGTTTTCATTAAGATACGGACAGTGGTGTGGCGCAGGCAGGAGCAAATGTATTCCCTTCCTCATAACCTCGAGTATCTTATACTGTCTGTTGCTCCCCACCACGGTGGCCCATGTTCACATTTACACTAgcatggcaggtagcctagtggttagcgcgttgggccaataatcgaaaggttgctggtttgaatccccaagccaactagttgaaaaatctgccgatgttcccttgagcaaggcacttaatacgaattgctctggataagagtgtctgctgaatgTAGATGTATAGCCCTCAATGTCATTATTCCCCtccaatcagggactgatttagatccGGGATATCAGGTGGGtccaattcattatcaggtagaacagaaaaccagcaggctctggacctcgtagggtaaaaCAGGAACACTTCTGCTGTATAGGCTACTTTACTGTACATCCATTGTCATTTAAAGCTGAAGAAATGTAAAATGACCTCTGATGTGTGACTTTGAAATCTCTGGAGTTTGTAGTTGGGGAGGAGGGACGTACAGTACATGTGCCTTATTTCCCCATACGATTCATCCTTTGGCGTTTGATTCGTGAAAGTACTTGCATATAcgatgcaccccccccccccccctctcatcatTTTGTTTCTTGAATTCTGTCATATGTTCATCTTCAACTACATGTTCAAATACGGCATTCATCAAAGGGGAAGAGAAGGAATGGGCATTAGGCCAGCTGAGCCTCAGTCGCCGTCCCAATGTAGAGCTGGTGAATATtatatggagagggaggagagagagagagagagagagagagagagagagagagagagagggaggagagagagagagagagagagagagggagagagagagagagagagagagagagagagagagagagagagagagagagagagaggagagagagagagatagagagagagagagagagagagggggaggagagggggaggagagagagagagagagagagggggagagagggggagagggagagagagagagggggagagagagagagagggagagagagagaggggaaagaggtagagggagagagagagagggagagagagagagagagagagagagaggagagagagagagagagagagagagagagagagagagagaagggggagagagagagtgaggagagagagagagagaggggagagagagagggagagagagaggggcagagagagagagagagagagagagagagagagagggagagagagagggagggggaatggAGAAAGCAAAGCAGTGTTTTTAATTATCTGGACTAGGTACAGGATGCTGTTTTCTGATTGTTTTAATGAAGCAGCTGGCCTATTGTCTCTCCTTAATTCCTCTATTGTTTTTAGAATAAGTCATAGTTCTTTATTCTTTTATCAGGTGCTCTGCAGGAGGATTCAGCACAATAGCGTTCATTCCAACTGCATTGGCCGCTGCACAAAGCCAGGCAGGCAGCTCATTGCAGAGAGCTAGCTCGCTAACAGGCAAAACAGTGCAAATCACACAAGCTGCTACTTTTTAGCCTTTTCCCCAGTTTTACTTGTGGGCTGTGCACTTTCAAAATTGGCAAAAAGCGGCCAGTATGATACAGATAAACTTCCATGAACTATTCACAAAATGATTTGCCTTTGCTGcccctctctctgtacagtaagACGTGTTTCCCAATCCTTGTCCTAGGAacccaaaggggtgcacatttgtgtgtgtcagtgctggcCTAGAACAAATCGTTTGGTTCTCCATCAAGACCAAGCTTGGGAGAGCAAGAACTGTGGTGTACAGTGATGCCCTGAGAGCAACATCTCAGTGGATCTTCAGTGGATCTCAGGGGATCTCCTGAGCCTCCATCTATGTGTATTTCCCAAATGCCACCATATTCCCCATTTAGAGCACTACTTGTGTCCACGGCCCATAGCTCTGGTCAAAATAGTGTGCTaatttgggaatagggtgtcatttgggacgaaACCTCCACCTGAGTTTGGTGGTGGAGGTCTCCTCTGAGGCAGGAATGATTCTGTCTGAGTCAGTATTCTGTGTTTTAGAACACCACCCCAGCATTCTCACAGATGACAGATGGGTGTCTGTAGTGTGGCTGGCTGAAGGAGTCACATTGCTGTGCATATTTCATAGGTGAATTGCATTGTAGGTTAGTACTAACAGTCATTAGCAATTAGCAGTGGAAGGCTTGCAGTAATTCAGAGCATCTTTAACTGAAATTGTTTTCAAAGACAGTGAAAATGTAAGTCTGTCTTAAGTTCAGTATCAGGGTGTTTTTCTCCGTTCTCTTTGTTAACCAAGAACCTGAGAAGTGGAATCTCTACCAATTTAAACTTTTGATGGTGAGTAGTGACGATCTGCCCCCCACCTGCCCCCATTGTGGCTGCTCGCTGGCAGTTAGTATCTACCTTGATGGTAACTCTGTCTGACGGTAGTGGAGTTTTGTTACTTTAATTAGGAGATAAAAATTCAAAGGGCCTctccaggctgtgtgtggtgAGAGAGAATCAAAACCAGCTCTCAAGTGGAGGGACCTGAAGTGTGTCTCTCATCACGGGAGATTGGCCAGCAGATAGGCACTGTTCTTTAAAGGAGCTAGTGCtgcctgccactctctctctcacacacacacacacacacacacacacacacacacacacacacacacacacacacacacacacacacacacacacacacacacacacacacacacacacacacacacacacacacacacacacacacacacacacacacacacacacacacacacacacacacacacagagctttcCTTGCACACAGAAATGGGACTTTAAAAGATGGCATATTTTACTACGTCTTGCTTCACTCCTCTGACTCATTTCTATAATAGTGTTTACTGTTTGACATTAATGTAATGAAAAGGTTGGGAAATGGGTTCATGAGAGTAGCGAGGTTATGACCAGCGTCAGGTGGGAGGTGGAATGCCGTGGAAGGTGTACCAGAGAGGAGTGATACATCCTCAGATTGGTGTGGAAGTTAGGCTTCATAACAATCATTCCATCATGTCATTTCATAGTAACTACAGCAGTTACTCTTCAGTTTTCCTCCCTGGGTTGGGAGAGCCTCACTTGAAAACCTCAACCCTGTCTACACTGACCTTTAAAACCAGTGATTTATACGTTTTGTGTAAACATTTGTAATCAGTGTCTCTCTAAAGGAGGATGGAACTATGAGTGGGGTGCAGTTAGTCTTCTGTTCTACCCTTcatacctctcccctctcttctgcaACACCCATTATTTCCACAACAGCTGGACTCAAATTACAGGTCCTCTCTCATCCTGACGCTGCTCTGTCGGAGTGTTTGCACATCTTTGAAAGCTAACAGAGTGCCCTAATTAATTGTCCAGCTTTTCTCTGAAACAATGTCCTAATTCTGCCATTTAGCGTGAGCGTATCATCGTTGTTGTTATCGCCCCAGCCAGATTTTtgtaaatagtcatattaaaaaCTTTAATCTCTTCAAAGGAAAATGAAGTGCAGCTGAAAAGCCTGTCATGTGCAGGAGATAAATATTATCTAAGCTAAAAACCTTCCTctaccccttcctccccttccactCTCTCATCCTAACTTAATGAATATGTTCAGAAGATTTCACTGGGATGTTTCATCCCTAAACACAAACATCTGATCGTGTGTAGAGGATCTGTTTGAGGTTATGCTATATTACTGAAGTATACAGTATAGCTCCAATGCATAGACCTACTACAATTTACCCCACTGAGTATGACATTTCTTACTGATACTTTAACCAAAGTATGACATTGTGATTTCACACTTTAGTCATTATATAGTCATTATTATTAAGTCCTTATAACATGTCCCTCTGGATGGAATTCCATACCCTCTGAACTCCAGAGTTTGGAGTCACCTATAGGGTGAaacatcaataataataatataatactgtccccagtgggaatcgaacccatcaACTAAGCTACACAGGCTAACactaccatgctctaccaacagagTCACACAGGataaaaacaacattttttgCATCTTCCCCTTCTGTCTGTTCCAGGTGGCCAGCTGTGGTGTACCACCACTAAGAACATCATGGGGGGCGAGGAGCTAGTGGCGTTCGCCGTGGACTTTGACTCCCGTCTACAGGCCATCAACCACATGTCTCTGAGCGAGGGGATGTACCCGGCTAGACTGCTGGACACCATCCAGCTCCTGCCTCAGCAGGCCGCCATGGCCTCCATTCTGCCCACCGCCATCGTCAACAGTGAGTTACAATACACTCCATGGCTAGTCTGTACTGTAGTCTCACCTAGGGCTGTGTTTGAAAtggactctattccctatgtagtccactactttaggCCAAAACATTAAGTAATGCACTATAGGAAAGAGGGTGCAGACTCTGGACAAaggtattgcactatatagggaatagggtgtcgttTTGGACATAGCCCTCAATGTCTGTCAGTCCATCCGTCTATGGGCTGTAGATTAACCCAGATGAGTCTGTGTTAAGAGCGGTTGAGATAAGAGCTGTCGACCTTCTGTTTGGGTTCACATAAACACAGGCGAGCCTCCCACTAACCTGTTAATTGCAAAATACAAGCTTCATGCAAATAGTGCATTTGTTTACTTAATAAGGGCTATCTGGGTTCAGCTCGACAGGGAGGTTGTTCTGCTGCAGGCAGATGGTCCAGTGTTTCAGTTGCCCTTGAGAAAGGGCATCAACCTAGTGGTATCGACACAGTCCTATCACAGGCTTGGGTATTACAGGGTTTTTGCCTGGCTTTGGGTATCAAATCAGAGCTATAAAGAGAAAGAAACGTGTGCATGTTGTTGTGTGCGCACGAAACGTACACTGACGCTCTACCCTGACGTTGTACCCTGACGCTCTACCCTGACGTTGTACCCTGACGCTCTACCCTGACGTTGTACCCTGACCCTCTACCCTGATGTTGTACCCTGACGTTCTACCCTGACGCTCTACCCTGtgttttaccctctctctctccagaggacATCTTCCCATGTAAGGCGTGTGGGATCTGGTACCGCAGTGAGAGGAACCTGCAGGCCCACCTGATGTACTACTGCAGTGGCAGGcagagggagccagagagccaAGGGGAGGAGAACGACAACGGACTCCACCAGACACCCAGCATCTGCCCCTTCCCACAGTGCAACAAGAGCTTCACCAGCGCCAGGGCACTGGAAATGCACCTGAGCACGCACAGCGGTGAGTACAGATGTCCTGCTCGTACTATTAGTATAGTAGTTGAGCTTCTACTGTAGTAATACTAGTAAAGTACTGTAAAGTAGACGAAATGTAGATTTATTTGAGCTTTCATTTAGTCGTAAGTATCTCACCATTGAGTGATGTTGACATGAGATGTGCTTATCATTAAAGGTAATCCGATGTATTATTTTATCACGTTGAGTAGTACAGAACAGTATACCTTTAATATTTGTCAGTCATTTTAGTATCCGGTTTTGTAATGAAAAGTATTGCTTGACATTAAGACACTGTCAGTTTCACATTAGTCAGGTAAAATAATTGGAAAAGTGAACTACTGCTCTTAGCGCCATAAATATACACATCCCCCTGTCAGCTTAAGCAGTTGACAGTTTAGCTTTCAGCCCAACCAAAAATCAGGAGGGTTGGGAGTAAGCTTGGCATAATGCATCAGGTTTTGATCGTAGCCGTAGTTAACGTTAAGGCAGAGTGGGAAGGCAACGAAGAATCTCAACAGTGTCCTTTTATCTCCCTAACAGGTGTCAAAATGGAAGAGACGCTCCCCCCTGGCACCAGCTTGAAATGCACAATCTGTAACTACACGGCGGATTCTCTTATTACGTTCCAACATCACATCCTCTCTCACCTGTCACAGGCCGCCTTCAGATGCAATCACTGCCATATCAGCTTTCAGAACCACAGGGAACTCTTGCAGCATCAGGACTTGCACAGCCACCATGGCCACGGTGGTGGCAGCAAACTTCACAGGGAGAGCGACAGCGAGCACTCCCCCAGGGGGGCGGAAGAAGCCCTGCAGCAGGCGGCGGCCCGCGTCGAGCTGGCCAACCGGAAGGAAGCCCTCCAGAGTCCCAAAGGATCCCTCAGCAAGGACGTCACCATCGACAGCGAGCTGGAGAAGGCTGAGAAAAAGCCCATGCTGTCAGGGTTGAAGGGGGACGGTGGCCATCCGGGCAGTAAGGCCAGCTTCTCCTACACCCGGATCAAGTCTGAGCCCTCCAGTCCCCGCTTGGCCTCCTCTCCTGTTCAGCATAACATGGGCCCCACCTACCCCATGGGGCCCTTCCTGTCCCAGTTCGCTTTCTCCCAGGACATTTCTGTCGTCCCGCAGGCTTCTGAGATTCTGGCTAAAATGTCAGAGCTGGTGCACCGGAGGCTACGCCACGGAGGGAACACAGTCTACCCTCCAGTGATCTACAGCCCCCTCATCCCCAAAGGGGCCACGTGTTTCGAATGCAATATCACCTTCAACAACCTGGAAAACTACCTGGTCCACAAAAAGCACTACTGTAACAGTCGTTGGCAGCACATGACCAAGTCGCCTGACTTCTCCAGCATCTCAGACAAGGCCGTGAGCCCCAACAGCGGCCACAGCTCAGTCAGTATGCTCGCCGGATGCCACCCTTCTGAGGTCACCGACAGCCACCTGATGCAGTCGGCCTGTTTGTCAGTCAACTCTCAGAGTGTTCTGGACATGATCAATGCAGGAGGGGCAGTGAAAGGCCCAGGCCCAGAGAAGGAGCTGCCGGGGCAGGTGAAGAAGGTCTCCACCACCCCGACCGGCGTAGAGGAGAGGCCGAACGGGAAGCAGCAGGCGGTGGAGGGGAAGAGCCCTACCAACACGCCTCTGGTGGAGACTGACGTCAACGACCCCAACCAGACTTCCTGTGCGGCCTGCAATATCACCTTTAGCCGCCACGAGACCTACATGGTCCACAAGCAGTACTATTGTGCTACGCGTCACGACCCCCCCATGAAACGCATGTCCGCCAACAAGGTTCCCTCCATGCAGAGGACCATGAGGACCCGCAAGCGCAGAAAGATGTACGAGATGTGTCTCCCAGACCAGGACCCGAGAGGACCCTCCATTGGGCAGCCAGGGTTCCTGGGGGTCCCTCCTATGGCGAACCCCTGTACCTCCCAGGAGGCGGTGGAGAGCCTGGCCGACCGCTTTCACCCTCGCTGTGACGTCTTCCCAGGGATGGTCCCCAAACACCTGGAGGCTTCCCTCACCGTCACCAAGTCTATCATGGCCCCCAACAGTAATGCCACTATGGACCAGCAGGAGCTGGACGCACCCATCGATCTCAGCAAAAAGTGCTCGCCAATCCCCAATGACAAGACATCGCCAAACTCCCCCAAAAGACTGTTAGACTATCACGAATGTACAGTGTGCAAGATCAGTTTTAACAAAGTGGAGAACTACCTTGCGCATAAACAGAACTTTTGCCCTGTGACAACAGCCACAGCCTCCCAGCAGCACGGTGGTGAGACCATGTTCCCAGACGTGGTGAAGAGTGAAGGCAGTAATCCTGATGACGCCTACGATAAGAGCCCATGTGAGAAGAACGGCAACGATAAAATGATTGTGCAGAATGGGGGTGGAATGTTCCCCCCTCACATGGGCCCAGTGCCGGGTCTCAAGCCCTTCAGCGAGGCTCAGCTCATCCCGACTAAAGACGAGAACATGTTTCTTCCCCACTGCCTTTATCCCGGCGCAATAAAGAAGATGAAAGGTGTCGAGCAAATATCGCCCTACTTCGGGATAAAGCCGACCGATTACGTGGCCGGCGGGCTGGTCATGCAGGGCGAGAGAGAGGTGAGCAGCGAGCAGGAGCAGAGCACTAATGGAGGGGGAccagagacggggagagagcaGCCTGCTGCCAACGGCTGCCCACTCCCCAGCAAAGAGCCACTGCCCCTGCTGCCCAAAAACAGGGGCATGGTGATAGTCAACGGCGGTCACAAGCCAGAGGAGCGCTCGGGATCGGGGCCCATCCCACCCAACCAGGATAACCAATCCCACAATCTCCAGCAGCAAGACGGCCACCCCTCACCCACGTGGGGCGCGGAGAACCCGTCCGACTCCAACGAGAACGTGTCACCCGCGTCCAAGTCTCCGACCGAGGAGACAGTGCCCACGGTGACAAAGGGTTTGAATGGGTCGTCCCAGGCTCCGGGCAGTGGGAAGTACTGCCGTCTCTGTGACATCCAATTCAACAACCTATCAAACTTTATTACCCATAAGAAGTTTTACTGTTCGTCACATGCTGCGGAGCATGTGAAATGAACTAGTTCCTGTTTAGTTTTCCTGTCCCTTCCCACTCCCCTTTTTTCTGTTTGGGTACACTGTCGTGTCTGGAATAATGCATCACTCACGCAGTTCTAAACGCTGCTTGTGGACAATCAAGAGAGGCTTCTTCTTTCATCATTTTAACACCTCATTGCAAATCATTggttaaaaaagaaaaaaaatgaaaaaatgaatCCAGAGTAATATTGGTGCCactttcacatttatttattttacaatcaGTATTAATAGTAGTGATCTTAATTTAAAATTCAAATGAAATTTATATCAGAGTTGTTTGTAATGTTATTGTATAGTCATTCTTGTGTAGCACACATATTGTTTACACTGTAATGTAGGCTCAATGAAACGATAGAATACAAATGAGATGCATTTTAGACACAAAATAGCTACTGAAGCACTTGTCTATTCTTATTTGCTGTAACAGTTTTTGTATATGCCTAAATGTCATTTGCAGCTTTGCTATTCATGACTCGGATTCTTGGCCTTAACCCTTTGGTGGGATAGCCAGGTACAATCCAGCTGCATCTTCTGTTTTGGCATACACTTGGCTTAGCATACGTATGTGGCTGTGTCCCTGTCTCTTTTCTTCAACTCAGACGTGGATGTTTTCAGGAGGATGGCAACATTCTTGTACAGTACTCATATTTCTGTTTGCTGAACTACACTTTGGTCTCCCTTTCTAGAATTTGCTGTCGATGCAATACTTTGTAAATGAGGGAACATTACTGAAAGCAGTATTATGAGGGGGACTGCATATATTTGAGGGGGGGAAGAAATTGTACAAGAATTACATTTATTGCTGTTGATGATGGACAAGCTGGGTTGGGAAGTTGGTTGGCGGGGGACACTGATGTAAAATAATCATTCCATTGTCCTAATTATGGGAGAAAAAAAGTTTCTTAAAAAAAACGTTGTTGCTATGCATGTATATGGATGGAATAAAGTTCCAGAACTGTTGGAAATAATTTTTATTTTGATGTGGTGTCATAATTAAACTGAAATCCTCAGGATAATCCAATGATGTTTGGTCTTTTCTTTCAAAGCTACAACACCAGTGTAGTGGATGTGTACATTAGATATAAGGGACAGAGTGCTCTGTTCAATCCATATCACGTAAATTCAGCTTTACAGCACGAATCAAATTTAAAGTCAATGTTCCCACTTTAGAGGAGACTGCATTCGCGGTAAACAATGCATGTGTCGGCTCAATGGGAAATTCCTTTTACATCGTCACCTTTACATTCGATCATGGGATCTGTAACGCTGCAGCTTTACAGACTGAATACATCCCAGAAAGAGTTAACAGACACAAATTCAGAatactttattatttatttacaaacATTAAGGCAAAACTGTCTGATATTTGTACTTGTAATAAAGTATACAAATAATAAATCAATCGATTGAAACCAGTTTCATTTGTGGACATATATACTTGACATGTGTTCCTGTCAAAAATCATCACTGGAAAAAAACTAAACATGGAACCTCTGACATATGACTTCATCTTCCAGTTGTGAGTGTAGTTGAGACATTTGGCAGCAGAATCAGTGTGTCACTGGCACAGAATTTGAACCTTGAAATTAGAGCAATAGAACTAG harbors:
- the LOC109901881 gene encoding zinc finger protein ZFPM2, whose protein sequence is MSRRKQSNPRQIKRPLEDGALGEEEECVSEENELMAKDEFSTEDNFSAEFESENMSCEDMEYYCNKGEEDGSGEAGESDMDGQSESRHPAIGPEDWDGPRELDAFHKDGERRIHSRQQLPVGTTWGPFNGKIEMNMDGSGMKMKSCVPVVLSAGPRWLLDVTWQGAEDNKNNCVVYSKGGQLWCTTTKNIMGGEELVAFAVDFDSRLQAINHMSLSEGMYPARLLDTIQLLPQQAAMASILPTAIVNKDIFPCKACGIWYRSERNLQAHLMYYCSGRQREPESQGEENDNGLHQTPSICPFPQCNKSFTSARALEMHLSTHSGVKMEETLPPGTSLKCTICNYTADSLITFQHHILSHLSQAAFRCNHCHISFQNHRELLQHQDLHSHHGHGGGSKLHRESDSEHSPRGAEEALQQAAARVELANRKEALQSPKGSLSKDVTIDSELEKAEKKPMLSGLKGDGGHPGSKASFSYTRIKSEPSSPRLASSPVQHNMGPTYPMGPFLSQFAFSQDISVVPQASEILAKMSELVHRRLRHGGNTVYPPVIYSPLIPKGATCFECNITFNNLENYLVHKKHYCNSRWQHMTKSPDFSSISDKAVSPNSGHSSVSMLAGCHPSEVTDSHLMQSACLSVNSQSVLDMINAGGAVKGPGPEKELPGQVKKVSTTPTGVEERPNGKQQAVEGKSPTNTPLVETDVNDPNQTSCAACNITFSRHETYMVHKQYYCATRHDPPMKRMSANKVPSMQRTMRTRKRRKMYEMCLPDQDPRGPSIGQPGFLGVPPMANPCTSQEAVESLADRFHPRCDVFPGMVPKHLEASLTVTKSIMAPNSNATMDQQELDAPIDLSKKCSPIPNDKTSPNSPKRLLDYHECTVCKISFNKVENYLAHKQNFCPVTTATASQQHGGETMFPDVVKSEGSNPDDAYDKSPCEKNGNDKMIVQNGGGMFPPHMGPVPGLKPFSEAQLIPTKDENMFLPHCLYPGAIKKMKGVEQISPYFGIKPTDYVAGGLVMQGEREVSSEQEQSTNGGGPETGREQPAANGCPLPSKEPLPLLPKNRGMVIVNGGHKPEERSGSGPIPPNQDNQSHNLQQQDGHPSPTWGAENPSDSNENVSPASKSPTEETVPTVTKGLNGSSQAPGSGKYCRLCDIQFNNLSNFITHKKFYCSSHAAEHVK